One region of Zingiber officinale cultivar Zhangliang chromosome 7B, Zo_v1.1, whole genome shotgun sequence genomic DNA includes:
- the LOC122004374 gene encoding glutamate--glyoxylate aminotransferase 1-like has translation MAPKPLDYELLNENVKKFAYAVKGELYLWASELQKEGKKKPLTFPRQVVELCQAPFLLDDPNVGLLFPADVIARAKHYLSLNSDGLGAYSDSRGLPGIRKEFAEFIEKSMHELDFFISSSNS, from the exons ATGGCGCCGAAGCCGCTGGACTACGAGTTGCTGAATGAGAATGTGAAGAAATTTGCATATGCTGTCAAAGGGGAGCTTTACCTGTGGGCTTCGGAGTTGCAGAAGGAGGGGAAGAAG AAGCCATTAACATTTCCCCGTCAG GTGGTAGAATTGTGCCAAGCTCCATTTCTATTGGATGACCCTAATGTCGGGCTTTTATTCCCAGCAGATGTCATTGCAAGAGCTAAACATTATCTTTCATTGAATTCGGATGGTTTAG GTGCATATAGTGATTCTCGAGGACTTCCTGGAATTAGGAAAGAATTTGCAGAGTTCATTGAAAAATCTATGCATGAGTTGgacttttttatttcttcttctaactcttga